The Thalassotalea nanhaiensis genome has a window encoding:
- the lptD gene encoding LPS assembly protein LptD, whose amino-acid sequence MPHNRSLFFVIFLGVNSFAIAAEDGTQPLIVKCPIPVPDPITLENPTVLEEQSILIESKKSYVEKNQSTRFSGGVKLAAGDKKIASDTILVDRVSGKISAIGNTRFQDSSMTIDADGLEASSLDKKMVLTNSRYQLHESTGRGAAGELKISEQGASLIDSSFTTCIEPVPAWQISASEINLSTEDNEGEAWNTIFKVKDVPIFYLPYFNFPLTDERKTGFLYPVISSSSNKGAQIGVPYYWNIAENMDATITPYYMSKRGTQLNTEFRYLSGQQFGQIDVEYLEKDEELINNDDSRYLARFQHAGTFSDNYRVFVDYSDISDDNYLVDIGSKHFSKSEAYLWRIGELSYFSNNWHSTVKVQDFKVLGDNNPSYRTLPQIEFDLYQPLGFLNSTFNVYSEYSHFDISNDDLPTADRLHVETGISIPYSKPGWFINSDFRVMHTAYQQDNVDTINLTGLNIAEDTERTLPKARIHTGLNFDRDTSIFVDNMTQTFEPQIQYLYIPEKDQSDIFIYDTSPMQDDFDGLFRDRRFSGLDRIAEANQVSVGATTRLLDKTNKELFHLSLGRIFYLDNSNITFNEDGEREDASALAGDLFIQLAKRWQLQTEIQYDTKNKRTDKSHVSIDYRKDSRNVFQLSHRYIENVSGVPIEQASALSSFPINKDWQFVGRVTHDLLRERSLEAYGGVQYESCCWAVRFAVYRNINTNLDEQDVNNENRDEFDNGFMLQFVLKGLGGNQKPLPIDDMLESGIFGYKRPYFLSN is encoded by the coding sequence ATGCCACACAACCGTAGTTTATTTTTTGTCATTTTTTTAGGCGTAAATAGCTTCGCTATTGCTGCCGAAGATGGCACTCAACCATTGATAGTTAAGTGCCCTATTCCTGTTCCAGATCCTATTACTTTAGAAAATCCAACGGTACTCGAAGAACAATCGATATTAATAGAGTCAAAAAAATCATATGTTGAAAAAAACCAGTCAACCCGTTTCTCTGGTGGAGTGAAATTAGCCGCTGGTGATAAGAAAATAGCCTCTGACACAATACTGGTTGATCGAGTAAGTGGTAAAATATCGGCGATCGGTAATACCCGTTTTCAAGATAGCTCAATGACTATTGATGCCGACGGTCTAGAGGCAAGTTCTCTAGATAAAAAAATGGTATTAACAAATTCCCGTTATCAATTGCACGAGTCAACCGGAAGAGGCGCAGCTGGTGAATTAAAAATAAGCGAGCAAGGTGCCAGTTTAATAGACTCAAGCTTTACAACGTGTATTGAGCCTGTACCCGCTTGGCAAATATCAGCAAGTGAAATTAATTTATCTACTGAAGATAATGAAGGTGAAGCTTGGAATACGATTTTTAAAGTAAAAGACGTACCTATTTTTTATCTGCCTTACTTTAATTTCCCCCTTACCGATGAACGTAAAACCGGCTTTTTATATCCAGTTATCTCTTCATCAAGTAATAAGGGCGCTCAAATTGGCGTTCCTTACTACTGGAATATTGCCGAAAATATGGATGCCACAATCACTCCATATTACATGTCAAAACGCGGAACCCAATTAAACACAGAATTCAGGTATTTATCAGGCCAACAATTTGGTCAAATTGATGTTGAGTATTTAGAAAAAGATGAAGAATTAATTAATAACGATGATTCTCGTTATTTAGCAAGATTTCAACATGCAGGTACGTTTTCCGACAATTATCGTGTTTTTGTAGATTACAGTGATATCAGTGATGATAACTATTTAGTTGATATTGGTAGTAAACATTTCAGCAAATCAGAAGCGTATTTATGGCGCATTGGCGAACTATCATATTTCAGTAATAACTGGCATTCGACCGTTAAAGTGCAAGATTTTAAAGTATTAGGGGATAACAACCCCAGTTACCGTACCTTACCGCAAATAGAATTTGACCTTTATCAACCATTAGGCTTTCTAAATAGTACCTTTAATGTTTATAGCGAATATTCTCATTTTGATATTTCTAATGATGATTTGCCTACGGCTGACAGACTACATGTAGAAACCGGAATTTCAATTCCATACTCTAAACCTGGTTGGTTTATTAATTCTGATTTTAGAGTCATGCATACTGCCTATCAACAAGATAATGTTGATACGATCAATTTAACAGGGCTTAATATTGCTGAAGATACTGAACGTACGTTACCAAAGGCGAGGATACACACCGGCTTAAACTTTGATCGCGACACTTCTATTTTTGTCGATAATATGACTCAAACATTTGAACCACAAATACAGTACTTATATATCCCTGAAAAAGATCAGAGCGATATATTTATTTATGATACTTCGCCCATGCAAGATGATTTTGACGGGTTATTCAGGGACCGAAGATTTAGTGGTTTAGATCGTATCGCAGAAGCAAATCAAGTATCTGTCGGCGCAACAACCAGGTTATTAGATAAAACAAACAAGGAACTTTTTCACCTGAGTTTAGGTCGTATATTTTACTTAGATAATAGTAATATTACCTTTAATGAAGATGGTGAACGTGAAGATGCATCGGCTTTGGCAGGAGACTTGTTTATTCAGCTTGCCAAAAGATGGCAATTACAAACAGAGATACAATACGACACCAAAAATAAACGAACAGATAAAAGCCATGTAAGCATAGATTATCGTAAAGATAGTCGAAATGTCTTTCAGTTAAGTCATCGTTACATTGAAAATGTTTCAGGTGTACCTATTGAGCAAGCATCAGCTCTGTCTAGTTTTCCAATCAATAAAGATTGGCAATTTGTTGGTCGGGTTACGCATGATTTACTCAGAGAACGTTCACTTGAAGCCTATGGTGGCGTTCAATATGAAAGCTGTTGTTGGGCTGTTCGTTTTGCCGTTTATCGTAATATAAATACCAATTTAGATGAGCAAGATGTTAATAATGAAAATCGCGATGAATTTGATAATGGTTTTATGCTACAGTTTGTTCTTAAAGGATTAGGTGGAAATCAAAAACCACTTCCTATAGATGATATGTTAGAATCAGGCATATTTGGCTATAAACGCCCGTATTTTCTAAGTAACTAA